A region from the Pungitius pungitius chromosome 16, fPunPun2.1, whole genome shotgun sequence genome encodes:
- the LOC119215667 gene encoding protein sprouty homolog 3 codes for MDPAHSFRMELDGLDPQQVLSLDQIRATRANNDYVERPVALEPASLSGFFYAHEDRYPHGVHAHYPQPSFHSALPRSHSQQQHAHLSHLSRSSTMSSSMSRTSATSDQRLLAGLTPSRSDLGSAVRSQPKGELKPDAPLGKGLAEDEAEPGRHLFICERCGRCKCRECCAPRRLPSCWACGQRCLCSAESAVEYGTCLCCVKGLFYHCSAQDDEDNCADRPCSCGPAHAFARWGTMGLLALCLPCLCCYPPARLCLALCQCAHDRSTRPGCRCSNTNTVCRKISASNPNPGRPPLHSKAPEKPL; via the coding sequence ATGGACCCCGCTCATTCCTTCAGGATGGAGCTGGACGGGCTGGACCCCCAGCAGGTACTGTCGCTCGACCAGATACGTGCCACCCGGGCCAACAATGACTACGTGGAGAGGCCCGTGGCGCTGGAACCGGCGTCTCTGTCCGGGTTTTTTTATGCCCACGAAGACCGCTACCCTCATGGAGTACACGCCCACTACCCACAGCCGTCCTTCCACTCGGCCCTGCCCCGCAGCCAcagtcagcagcagcacgcTCACCTGTCCCACCTGAGCCGCTCCAGCACCATGAGCTCCTCCATGTCCCGGACCAGCGCCACCTCGGACCAGCGGCTGCTGGCGGGTTTGACGCCCTCGCGTTCCGACCTGGGTTCGGCGGTCCGCTCTCAGCCCAAAGGAGAGCTCAAGCCCGACGCCCCCCTCGGCAAGGGCCTGGCGGAGGACGAGGCCGAGCCGGGCCGCCACCTGTTCATCTGCGAGCGGTGCGGGCGCTGCAAGTGCCGGGAGTGCTGCGCCCCCCGCCGCCTGCCTTCCTGCTGGGCCTGCGGGCAGCGCTGCCTGTGCTCCGCCGAGAGCGCCGTGGAGTACGGAACCTGCCTGTGCTGCGTCAAAGGCCTGTTCTACCACTGCTCCGCCCAGGACGACGAGGACAACTGCGCCGACCGGCCGTGCTCCTGCGGCCCGGCCCACGCCTTCGCCCGCTGGGGCACCATGGGCCTGCTGGCGCTCTGCCTGCCCTGCCTCTGCTGCTACCCCCCCGCCAGGCTGTGCCTCGCTCTGTGCCAGTGCGCCCACGACCGCTCCACGCGCCCCGGCTGCAGGTGCAGCAACACCAACACCGTTTGCCGCAAGATCTCCGCCTCCAACCCTAACCCCGGGCGACCGCCGCTCCACAGCAAGGCCCCGGAGAAGCCCTTATGA